The sequence AGGTGCCTGCCGAGGTCAGCGACGAGATGATGCCCGGTGTGGTGTCGCTGCCCCACGGCTGGGGCCACGACAAGCCTGGCACCCGCCTGTCGGTGGCCCGTGAGCATGCCGGGGTCAACAACAACCTGCTGGCTCCGCCCGACTTCGTGGACGTCCCCTCCGGGAACGCGGCCGTCAACGGCATCCCCGTCGAAGTCGTCCCCGCCTGAGGAAAGGCTGAGCGAGAGTGCGTGAGTTCGATCGGGAGTCGACCGTCGACGAGGTTCTCGACGGCATGGACCTGTCCGGGAAGGTGTTCGCCGTCACCGGATCGTCGAGCGGGCTGGGGGAGGAGTCGGCCCGGGGGCTGGCGTCCCGGGGCGCGCACGTCGCCATGGCGGCCCGCGACGCCGGGAGCAATGCAGAGGCCGCGCAACGGATCCGCGCCGCTGTCCCGGGCGCAGACCTGTCTCTGCACCAACTGGACCTCGCCGACCTGTCCAGCGTGGCCCGCTTCGCGGAGCAGGTCGTCGGCGTGCTCGATCACGTCGATGTCCTGATCAACAATGCCGGCGTCATGGCCTGTCCCGAGGGCCGCACCGCCGACGGCTTCGAGACGCAGTTCGGCACCAACCACCTCGGCCACTTCGCGTTGACCGTGCGGCTGATGCCCCTGCTGCGCCGGGCACAGAACCCGAGGGTGGTGACCCTGTCCTCGGGCGGGCACCGCATATCCGACGTGGACCTCGACGATCCGAACTTCGACACCACCCCCTACGACGCGTGGGTCGCCTACGGGCGGTCCAAGAGCGCCAACGCGCACTTCGCGGCGGAGCTCGCCCGGCGCTCGGGAGGATCGATGGTGTCATTCTCGGTTCACCCGGGCGCGATCGTCACCCGGCTGGGCCGTCACCTGACGCCGGAACTCACCGAGGCGCTGATGGCGCGGGCAAGGGCGAGCGCTTCCCGGCAGGGCGGCAGTTCCGGTGGCGGTATGCGCTTCAAGAGCGTCGAGGCAGGCGCGGCCACGCAGGTGTGGGCCGCCATCTCGCCCGATGCCGCCGCCCACAACGGTGGGTACTTGGCCGACTGCGGACCGACGGCCCCGGGCCCGGGCGAGCAGGGCTACGAGCCGTGGATCGCTGATGCCTCCACCGCCGGACGCTTGTGGGAACTGAGCGAGCGCCTGGTCGGCCTCGCCCTCGCTGACTCCTGACCGCAGGAGCGGCGGGCTACCCTCCGGCCCATGCCGAACGGCTCCCAA comes from Acidobacteriota bacterium and encodes:
- a CDS encoding SDR family NAD(P)-dependent oxidoreductase — translated: MDLSGKVFAVTGSSSGLGEESARGLASRGAHVAMAARDAGSNAEAAQRIRAAVPGADLSLHQLDLADLSSVARFAEQVVGVLDHVDVLINNAGVMACPEGRTADGFETQFGTNHLGHFALTVRLMPLLRRAQNPRVVTLSSGGHRISDVDLDDPNFDTTPYDAWVAYGRSKSANAHFAAELARRSGGSMVSFSVHPGAIVTRLGRHLTPELTEALMARARASASRQGGSSGGGMRFKSVEAGAATQVWAAISPDAAAHNGGYLADCGPTAPGPGEQGYEPWIADASTAGRLWELSERLVGLALADS